The Anolis carolinensis isolate JA03-04 chromosome 2, rAnoCar3.1.pri, whole genome shotgun sequence genome has a window encoding:
- the cdk7 gene encoding cyclin-dependent kinase 7 isoform X2 encodes METDLEVIIKDTSLVLTPSHIKAYMLMTLQGLEYLHAHWILHRDLKPNNLLLDENGVLKLADFGLAKSFGSPNRVYTHQVVTRWYRAPELLFGARMYGVGVDMWAVGCILAELLLRAPFLPGDSDLDQLTKIFETLGTPTEEQWPGMTSLPDYVTFKSFPGMLLHHIFSAASDDLLELLQGLFTFNPSTRLTATQALKHDYFSNRPAPTPGSQLPRPNCPAEALKEQQNVVPNLKRKRVDGIDQGLSKKLVF; translated from the exons ATGGAAACAGATTTAGAG GTTATAATAAAGGACACTAGCCTTGTGCTGACACCTTCACACATCAAAGCATACATGCTGATGACACTTCAGGGTTTAGAATATTTACATGCGCACTGGATTCTTCATAGG GATCTCAAGCCTAACAACTTGCTGCTGGATGAAAATGGAGTTTTGAAACTGGCTGACTTTGGTTTAGCAAAATCTTTTGGAAGTCCAAATAGAGTTTATACACATCAAGTGGTTACAAG ATGGTATCGAGCTCCTGAGCTACTCTTTGGTGCTAGGATGTATGGTGTGGGCGTGGATATGTGGGCAGTGGGCTGCATATTGGCTGAACTGCTTTTAAGG GCTCCATTTTTGCCAGGAGATTCTGATCTGGATCAGCTCACAAAGATATTTGAAACTCTGGGCACTCCCACAGAGGAACAGTGGCCT GGTATGACCAGTCTTCCAGATTATGTGACTTTTAAAAGTTTTCCTGGAATGCTGCTTCATCATATTTTCAGTGCTGCTAGTGATGATTTGCTTGAACTACTGCAAGGCTTATTTACATTTAATCCTTCTACCAGGTTGACTGCTACGCAG GCACTGAAGCATGATTATTTTAGTAATCGACCAGCACCAACACCTGGAAGCCAGTTACCAAGACCGAACTGTCCTGCAGAAGCCTTGAAAGAACAGCAAAATGTAGTTCcaaatttgaaaaggaaaagagTGGATGGAATAGATCAag ggtTATCGAAAAAACTGGTGTTTTGA